TATTTTATCCATTATTCATCTCCGACATTAGGCTCAAAGCGCACATTTACGCGTTTTGCATCATCATCAATATAAACCATAAATGTTCCAATGCCATTTTTAAAATCCTTAAATTCAAGATACAACATAACCTCACCTTCTATCTCTTTTCTAAGATGCGGTAAAACAATCTGCTTATAAAGCTCAAGTCCGCGTCTTAAACTAAGCACTATCTGACGCGGATATTTTCTAAATTTAGTATGCAAAACCATATTTGTATTATCAAACAAAGTCCATGAAAACTCAAAAATATCCTCTATGCCTTCTCTTCTATCTGTTATAAAAACATACGCCTTTTCATCCTTTTTTAGCTCAAATTTTTTAGCGTGTTCGAAACTAGGCCCAGCAGCATTTAAGCTAAAATTTAAGCTAAAAAAAGAAAGTAGTAAAAGCCATAACACTCTACTCATTTTGGCTTAGAATATCTCCTGTGACACCGATATAAACATCATTTAGACCAAGCTCTACTTTATCTGCGTTTAAAGCTTGATAAGTATGAATATCATCTATATTTATGCCTTTTTGCTCACATAGATCTCTAAGGCAAACAAGCTCTATAAAAAGCTTTTCTATCTCGTTTTCTACCAAATTTCTATTTGCGTTAAAAACTATATCAAAAAATTTACCTTTTGGCTCACCGCCAAATATA
The sequence above is a segment of the Campylobacter hyointestinalis subsp. lawsonii genome. Coding sequences within it:
- a CDS encoding DUF2018 family protein, which translates into the protein MNFDDDIFGGEPKGKFFDIVFNANRNLVENEIEKLFIELVCLRDLCEQKGINIDDIHTYQALNADKVELGLNDVYIGVTGDILSQNE